From the genome of Podarcis raffonei isolate rPodRaf1 chromosome W, rPodRaf1.pri, whole genome shotgun sequence:
tagagcttctccatctttggctgcagagaatataatcaatctgatttcgatgctgcccatctggtgatgtccatgtgtagagtcgtctcttgtgttgttggaaaagtgtgtttgtgatgaccagcttgttctcttgacagaactctattagcctttgccctgcttcgttttgaattccaaacttgccagttgttccttttatctcttgattccctactttagcattccaatcccctataatgagaagaacatccttctttggtgtcatttctagaaggtcttgtaagtcttcatagaattggtcaatttcagtttcttcagcaccagtagttggtgcataaacttggattactgtgatgttaaaaggtctgccttggattcgtatcgagatcattctatcatttttgagattgcatcccagtacagcttttgccactcttttgttgactatgagggccactccatttcttttatgggtttcttgcccacagtagtagatatgatagtcatccgaactgaattcgcccattcccgtccattttagttcactgatgcccaggatgtcaatatttattcttgccatctcattttttaccacatccaacttacccaggttcatggttcttacattccaggttcctatgcaatatttttctttacagcattggactttcctttcgcttccaggcatatccgcaactgagtgtcctttcggctttggcccagccgcttcatcagctctgaatctacttgtacttgtcctccgctcttcctcagtagcatgttggacgccttccgacctgaggggctcatcttccagcgtcataacttttatatgcctgttgtctttgtccatggagttttcttggcaggcatactggagtggcttgccggttcctcctccaggtggatcacgtttggtcaaaactctccactatgacctgttcatcttgggtgccctgctcggcatagttcatagcttctctgagttattcaagccccttcaccacagcaaggcagtgatccatgaagggggcaaGGTCCTAGCCGCAAGCAATAAGGAGGCTTTCCATTCAGCGCCTCGTTTCACTATCCCATTTTGAGGGGCTAGTCTGAGCCTTCACGGTCCCGAAAGAGATGGAAAAGTTCCCATACTTTCTGAGTCACCACACTGACACGGCACACGAGAAACAATTCAGAGCAGGATTCTCCCGCAGGATGTGTTTTGTCTCTTTTACCTGGCGAGGGATTCCAAGATGGCCACCGATCTGTGAGGCAGGG
Proteins encoded in this window:
- the LOC128405997 gene encoding craniofacial development protein 2-like; the protein is MDKDNRHIKVMTLEDEPLRSEGVQHATEEERRTSTSRFRADEAAGPKPKGHSVADMPGSERKVQCCKEKYCIGTWNVRTMNLGKLDVVKNEMARINIDILGISELKWTGMGEFSSDDYHIYYCGQETHKRNGVALIVNKRVAKAVLGCNLKNDRMISIRIQGRPFNITVIQVYAPTTGAEETEIDQFYEDLQDLLEMTPKKDVLLIIGDWNAKVGNQEIKGTTGKFGIQNEAGQRLIEFCQENKLVITNTLFQQHKRRLYTWTSPDGQHRNQIDYILCSQRWRSSIQSAKTRPGADCGSDHQLLIAKFKLKLKKVGKTTGPVRYNLNQIPYEYTVEVRNRFKDLDLADRVPEELWMEARNIIQEAAMKTIPMKRKCKKAKWLSNEALQIAEERNYA